The nucleotide sequence TCGTCGATCAGCACAGCACCTCGCCAATGATGCCGGTCAGGCGATCGCTGCCTGATTAAAGGTGCTACCCTCCCGGATCGGGTTGCAGCGAGATCGTTTCCCACACCGCGACCACGATCATGATCGCGGTGGTCAGGGTCGACAGCATCAGCGGCGACAGCTCGCTTGCGAACCAGGCAAGCATGCAGAGCGCGATGATGCCGGCCCCGTGCGAGAGCTGAAGGAAGCCGCGAAAGCTGTACTTGAACAGGACGGTCCCGAACAGAAACAGCAAGGGACCGCCGATCGCGCTTATTACTGTCTTGAGATCGGAATGACCGCCCGGGTGCTTCAGCACCAGTTCGTCCGCTACTGCCGAAACGATGATGCCGGCGACGATCGGCATGTGCAGATAGGTATAGGCGAGCCGCGCCAGCCTTCCCGGCTCGCTCGATTTTGATATCTGCTCGGAGCCGGCTTCCGCACCGATGTGGAAATAGATCCACCACATGGCGATGCTGCCGGCCGACACCGAAACGAACGCGGCAAGGCTTTCGGCCGACCAGGCCAGCTCGGCAAATGTTGCGCCCGTTACGACGACGGATTCGCCGAGCGCGATGATGACGAACAGCGCGCAGCGCTCGGCCATATGGCCGCCTTCGATCACCCAGTCCGCGACGGAAGATGCGCCATATCGGGGTATCCAGAACCGCACCGCCGGTGAGATATATTCGATGGCAAGCGCGATCGTCCAAAACACGAGGCGCGACTGGCCCTGCGCCAATCCGCCCGCGATCCAGAAGATCGCCGACATCGACAGCCACGCTGCGATCCGGATTGCATTCATGCGTGTCCGCGGGCGCGACGGCGGCGTGGACAACCACAGAAATATCGTCTTGCCGACCTGCATCGCCGCATAGGCAATGGCAAACCACAAACCGCGCCCGTCAAACGCCGCCGGAATCGAGGTCGACAACACCAGCCCGCCCAGCATCATCGCAAACAGCAGGAGGCGAACCGGGGTCTTTTCGGGATCGAGCCAATTGGTGATCCAGGAGGTGAAGACCCACACCCACCATACCGCAAGAAACAGCAGCGTGACCTGCACTACGCCTAGCGGCGTAAAGTGCGCCAGCAGCGTGTGCGAGATCTGGGT is from Bradyrhizobium sp. AZCC 2176 and encodes:
- a CDS encoding low temperature requirement protein A, with product MTDSPHGAMFRQIAPHQHHRVTYAELFFDLVFVFAVTQISHTLLAHFTPLGVVQVTLLFLAVWWVWVFTSWITNWLDPEKTPVRLLLFAMMLGGLVLSTSIPAAFDGRGLWFAIAYAAMQVGKTIFLWLSTPPSRPRTRMNAIRIAAWLSMSAIFWIAGGLAQGQSRLVFWTIALAIEYISPAVRFWIPRYGASSVADWVIEGGHMAERCALFVIIALGESVVVTGATFAELAWSAESLAAFVSVSAGSIAMWWIYFHIGAEAGSEQISKSSEPGRLARLAYTYLHMPIVAGIIVSAVADELVLKHPGGHSDLKTVISAIGGPLLFLFGTVLFKYSFRGFLQLSHGAGIIALCMLAWFASELSPLMLSTLTTAIMIVVAVWETISLQPDPGG